A genomic region of Phoenix dactylifera cultivar Barhee BC4 unplaced genomic scaffold, palm_55x_up_171113_PBpolish2nd_filt_p 000526F, whole genome shotgun sequence contains the following coding sequences:
- the LOC103716242 gene encoding fatty alcohol:caffeoyl-CoA acyltransferase encodes MRALPQGRSLLQDLKVTILSSTTLYPSEKTERRSMFLSNIDQVLNFDVETVHFFAANLEFPSTAVVERLSPALEKVLVPYDFLAGRLKVEPGDDGRLIIDCNAAGVELVVASSELKLEEVGDLECPNSAFRQLVAKNIPDNGLALEDRLLCSFQVTSFKCGGFALGICNNHITFDGLSFQTFLQNLAAVASNRPLATTPCNDRRLLAARSPPQVSFPHPELITLQSIPHPNQHPPSTLLDSLSSYLHSHLFHLSPDDISALKDKAKTSPPPAASSFNVAAAHLWRCKALASSTRSSNKLSTVLYAVDLRSRLKPPLPRSYAGNAVLSAYATAACSELEAGPFARIVELVYKGAERMTDEYARSVIDWGQLNQGFPRGDVVVSSWLRLGFGEVEYPWGRPKHSFPVGNPQWDIILLFPASGKEGKGMNALVPLPTEDVEKFRSLFYKFLARDVVN; translated from the exons ATGCGAGCCTTACCCCAAGGACGAAGCCTCCTCCAAGACCTCAAGGTCACCATCCTAAGCTCCACCACTCTCTATCCATCAGAAAAAACTGAGAGGAGGTCCATGTTCCTCTCAAACATAGACCAGGTACTCAATTTCGACGTCGAAACCGTTCACTTCTTCGCCGCAAACCTCGAGTTCCCCTCGACGGCGGTTGTCGAGAGGCTTTCGCCGGCGCTGGAGAAAGTACTCGTACCATATGATTTCCTGGCAGGGAGGCTGAAGGTGGAACCTGGAGATGATGGTCGGCTGATCATAGACTGCAATGCTGCTGGTGTGGAGCTGGTGGTGGCCTCCAGTGAGCTCAAGTTGGAGGAGGTTGGAGATTTGGAGTGCCCAAACTCGGCATTCCGGCAGCTGGTAGCAAAGAATATTCCAGATAACGGGTTGGCTCTTGAGGACCggcttctttgttcttttcag gtaacCTCGTTCAAATGCGGTGGCTTCGCGCTGGGCATCTGCAACAACCACATCACCTTCGACGGCCTCAGCTTCCAGACCTTCCTCCAAAACCTCGCCGCCGTCGCATCCAACCGGCCCTTAGCCACCACCCCCTGCAACGACCGCCGCCTCCTCGCCGCTCGCTCTCCGCCACAAGTCTCATTCCCCCACCCTGAGCTCATCACCCTCCAATCCATCCCCCACCCCAACCAACACCCACCCTCCaccctcctcgactccctctCCAGCTACCTCCACTCCCACCTCTTCCACCTCAGCCCCGACGACATCTCCGCTCTCAAAGACAAAGCGAAAACCTCCCCTCCCCCCGCCGCGTCCAGCTTCAACGTCGCCGCCGCCCACCTCTGGCGGTGCAAGGCCCTCGCATCAAGCACGCGCAGTTCAAACAAGTTGTCGACCGTCCTCTACGCGGTCGACCTCCGGTCGAGGCTGAAGCCGCCACTCCCACGCTCGTACGCCGGCAATGCGGTGCTGAGCGCGTACGCGACTGCGGCATGCAGTGAGCTCGAGGCGGGGCCATTCGCTCGGATCGTCGAGTTGGTCTACAAAGGGGCGGAGAGGATGACCGACGAGTATGCTCGCTCGGTCATCGACTGGGGCCAGCTAAACCAGGGTTTCCCCAGGGGGGACGTCGTCGTGTCGTCGTGGCTGAGGCTAGGGTTCGGCGAGGTGGAGTACCCTTGGGGGAGGCCTAAGCATAGTTTCCCCGTGGGTAATCCCCAGTGGGACATCATCCTGCTGTTTCCTGCTAGTGGAAAGGAGGGCAAGGGGATGAATGCACTGGTTCCGCTTCCTACTGAAGATGTGGAGAAGTTCAGAAGCCTCTTCTATAAGTTTTTAGCTAGAGATGTGGTTAATTAG
- the LOC103716236 gene encoding probable glutathione peroxidase 2 has translation MAAEMPDSIYDITVKDMSGNDVSLSTYSGKVLLMVNVASKCGLTHSNYKEMNALYEKYKNKGFEILAFPCNQFAGQEPGNNEEIKEVACTMFKAEFPIFDKIEVNGKNAAPLYKFLKSQKGGIFGDGIKWNFTKFLVAKDGKVMERYAPTTSPLKIEKDIQKLLES, from the exons atggcagcAGAAATGCCCGACTCCATCTATGACATCACCGTCAAG GATATGAGCGGCAATGATGTGAGCCTCAGTACTTACAGTGGAAAGGTTCTTCTTATGGTCAATGTTGCTTCTAAATG TGGGTTAACACACTCCAACTACAAAgagatgaatgctttgtatgaGAAGTACAAGAATAAAG GTTTTGAGATACTGGCATTTCCATGCAACCAGTTTGCTGGTCAGGAACCTGGAAACAATGAAGAAATTAAGGAGGTTGCGTGCACAATGTTTAAAGCTGAGTTCCCCATTTTTGATAAG ATTGAAGTGAATGGGAAGAACGCTGCACCCCTATATAAGTTCCTAAAATCCCAGAAAGGTGGTATTTTTGGAGATGGCATCAAATGGAACTTCACCAAGTTTCTTGTTGCCAAAGATGGCAAGGTCATGGAGCGATATGCACCAACCACTTCACCATTGAAAATAGAG AAGGACATCCAGAAGCTTTTGGAGTCTTAA